In one window of Janthinobacterium sp. 1_2014MBL_MicDiv DNA:
- a CDS encoding aminopeptidase P N-terminal domain-containing protein, which yields MANYAARRAALLAQMLPGSVAFLATAPEVARNSDCDYPYRHDSYFYYLSGFAEPDSAMALVAASATAPARAILFCRAKNTEREIWDGFRHGPEAARATFGFDGAFPIEERDVEMARLLADAPALYYALGGSLDAQVKVWLHSVRQKARSGITAPAMAIEINGMLDAMRLLKDSEEQTLMRRAAAISSAAHVRAMRATRPGMPEYALEAELLYEFRRSGAQFPAYSSIVAGGANACILHYNANDAQLQDGDLVLIDAGCELDGYASDITRTWPVNGRFSGPQRALYELVLAAQQASLDMVRPGLPHSAIHETAVQVLAQGMLDLKLLDRQKNGSVQDVIADKSYTPFYMHGTSHWLGMDVHDVGAYRDTGAPGKPWRALEPGMVLTVEPGIYVRPGAGVPEQFWHTGIRIEDDVLVTPQGHEVFSTAPRSVAEIEQLMSQD from the coding sequence ATGGCCAATTACGCGGCACGGCGCGCGGCGCTGCTGGCGCAGATGCTGCCAGGCAGCGTGGCCTTCCTCGCCACGGCGCCCGAAGTGGCGCGCAACAGCGATTGCGACTATCCGTATCGCCACGACAGCTATTTCTACTACCTGAGCGGCTTTGCGGAGCCCGACAGCGCCATGGCCCTGGTGGCCGCCAGCGCCACGGCGCCCGCGCGCGCCATCCTGTTTTGCCGCGCCAAGAATACCGAGCGCGAAATCTGGGATGGCTTCCGTCACGGCCCCGAGGCGGCGCGCGCCACCTTCGGCTTCGACGGCGCCTTCCCCATCGAGGAACGCGACGTGGAAATGGCGCGCCTGCTGGCCGATGCGCCGGCCCTGTATTACGCGCTGGGCGGCAGCCTCGATGCCCAGGTCAAGGTCTGGCTGCACAGCGTGCGGCAAAAGGCCCGCAGCGGCATCACCGCCCCCGCCATGGCCATTGAGATCAACGGCATGCTCGACGCCATGCGCCTGCTGAAGGACAGCGAGGAACAGACGCTGATGCGCCGCGCGGCCGCCATTTCCAGCGCCGCCCACGTGCGCGCCATGCGCGCCACGCGGCCCGGCATGCCGGAATATGCGCTCGAAGCGGAGCTGCTGTACGAATTTCGCCGCAGCGGCGCGCAGTTTCCCGCCTACTCGTCCATCGTGGCCGGCGGCGCCAACGCCTGCATCCTGCACTACAACGCCAACGACGCGCAGCTGCAGGACGGCGATCTGGTGCTGATCGACGCCGGCTGCGAACTCGATGGCTACGCCTCCGACATCACCCGTACCTGGCCCGTCAACGGCCGCTTCAGCGGCCCGCAGCGGGCGCTGTATGAACTGGTGCTGGCGGCCCAGCAGGCGTCGCTGGACATGGTGCGCCCCGGCTTGCCGCACAGCGCCATCCACGAGACGGCCGTGCAGGTGCTGGCGCAAGGCATGCTGGATTTGAAATTGCTGGACCGGCAAAAAAACGGCAGCGTGCAGGACGTCATCGCCGACAAGAGCTATACCCCGTTCTACATGCACGGCACCAGCCACTGGCTGGGCATGGACGTGCACGACGTGGGCGCCTACCGCGACACGGGCGCGCCCGGCAAGCCATGGCGCGCGCTGGAGCCTGGCATGGTGCTGACGGTGGAACCGGGCATCTACGTGCGCCCCGGCGCCGGTGTGCCCGAGCAGTTCTGGCACACCGGCATCCGCATCGAGGACGATGTGCTGGTCACGCCGCAAGGCCATGAAGTGTTCAGCACGGCGCCCAGAAGCGTGGCTGAAATCGAACAACTGATGTCACAGGATTAA
- a CDS encoding aminoglycoside phosphotransferase family protein produces the protein MSFSPNSPAAPASADARLTLLKAWLAPLNLVSPDSARPASSDASFRRYYRLDVLPGNATLPGSTLIAMDAPPERENVPAFIKVAGLLKAAGVSVPDIIAQDLEQGFLLLSDLGTTTYLDALNHDNASVLYAEALESLMKIQLASQPDVLPEFDRAFILREMNLFPEWFIGKHLGATLTDVQQTQLDKVFEAITANILSQQQVFMHRDYHSRNLMHINDGSMPNPGILDFQDAVFGPVTYDIASLLRDAYLQWDEELVLDWVIRYWQRAKQLGLPVNPDIDAFYRDFEFTALQRHLKILGLFARLNYRDGKDLYMGDLPTVLDYVRKTANRYTELKPLVRLLDALENKTPQVGYTF, from the coding sequence ATGTCATTCTCCCCCAATTCCCCTGCCGCGCCGGCCTCCGCCGACGCTCGCCTGACCCTGTTGAAAGCCTGGTTGGCCCCGTTGAACCTCGTTTCGCCCGATTCCGCGCGCCCCGCGTCCAGCGATGCCAGCTTCCGCCGCTACTACCGCCTCGATGTCTTGCCCGGCAATGCAACATTGCCAGGAAGCACACTGATCGCCATGGATGCTCCCCCCGAGCGCGAAAACGTGCCCGCCTTTATCAAGGTGGCCGGTTTGCTGAAGGCGGCCGGGGTGTCCGTGCCGGACATCATCGCGCAAGACCTGGAGCAAGGCTTCCTGCTGCTCTCCGACCTGGGCACGACCACCTACCTGGACGCCCTGAACCACGACAATGCCAGCGTGCTGTACGCCGAAGCGCTCGAATCGCTGATGAAAATCCAGCTGGCCAGCCAACCCGACGTGCTGCCCGAGTTCGACCGCGCCTTCATCCTGCGCGAAATGAATCTGTTCCCGGAATGGTTCATCGGCAAGCATCTGGGCGCCACCTTGACGGATGTACAACAAACCCAGCTGGACAAGGTGTTCGAAGCCATCACGGCGAATATCTTGTCGCAGCAACAAGTTTTCATGCACCGCGACTACCATTCGCGCAATTTGATGCACATCAATGATGGCTCGATGCCCAATCCGGGCATCCTCGACTTCCAGGACGCCGTGTTTGGTCCCGTCACCTACGACATCGCCTCGCTGCTGCGCGACGCCTACCTGCAGTGGGATGAAGAACTGGTGCTCGACTGGGTGATCCGCTACTGGCAGCGCGCCAAGCAACTGGGCTTGCCAGTGAATCCCGACATCGACGCCTTCTACCGCGATTTCGAATTCACGGCCCTGCAGCGCCACCTGAAAATCCTTGGCCTGTTCGCGCGCCTGAATTACCGCGATGGCAAGGACCTGTACATGGGCGACCTGCCGACCGTACTCGACTATGTGCGCAAGACAGCCAACCGCTATACGGAACTCAAGCCGCTGGTGCGTTTGCTCGACGCGCTGGAAAATAAGACGCCGCAAGTCGGCTACACCTTCTGA
- a CDS encoding response regulator has translation MLKAVLIDSSAVARGLLNTVLIDGGYDVCGQTHTSALGLALLVKHRPHFVCIAREQVEDGSNVVQTIREQYPKTLIFMISGGIDAASLQAAHAMGVSGFIVKPFMADTVLKTVRNTVIAMVRKQQALAAAAQGNA, from the coding sequence ATGTTAAAGGCAGTCCTGATCGATAGCAGCGCGGTGGCGCGCGGCCTGCTGAACACGGTCCTGATCGATGGCGGCTACGACGTCTGCGGCCAGACGCATACCAGCGCGCTGGGACTGGCGCTGCTGGTCAAGCATCGGCCGCATTTCGTGTGCATCGCGCGCGAGCAGGTGGAAGATGGCAGCAACGTGGTGCAGACCATCCGCGAGCAGTATCCGAAGACGCTCATTTTCATGATTTCGGGCGGCATCGACGCCGCGTCGCTCCAGGCGGCGCACGCGATGGGCGTGTCGGGCTTCATCGTGAAACCCTTCATGGCCGACACGGTGCTGAAGACCGTGCGCAATACCGTCATCGCCATGGTGCGCAAGCAGCAGGCCCTGGCCGCCGCCGCGCAGGGCAACGCCTAG
- a CDS encoding NAD(P)(+) transhydrogenase (Re/Si-specific) subunit beta — MSFVTMNLVTMMYLIASVCFIQALKGLSSPSTARRGNAFGMSGMAIAAVTTVALILKLKEQQTGGMGLTLVIIGIVTGGVIGAYLAKTVEMTKMPELVAAMHSLIGLAAVCIAVAAVSEPWAFNIAKHGEALPIGNRFELFIGTFVGAITFSGSVIAFGKLSGKYKFRLFQGAPVSFKGQHMLNLVLALVMVGLGLAFCFADGVEPAWTPFVIMALIAFALGVLIIIPIGGADMPVVVSMLNSYSGWAAAGIGFSLNNSMLIIAGSLVGSSGAILSYIMCKAMNRSFFNVILGGFGGAAPAAGVAGAQEQRPVKSGSADDAAFIMSNAETVIIVPGYGLAVARAQHSLKELVEKLTHKGVTVKYAIHPVAGRMPGHMNVLLAEAEVPYDQVFEMEDINGEFGQTDVVLVLGANDVVNPAAKDPASPIAGMPILEAYKAKSIIVNKRSMASGYAGLDNELFYQPNTMMVFGDAKKVIEDMLKAVE; from the coding sequence ATGAGCTTCGTCACCATGAACCTGGTGACGATGATGTACCTGATCGCCTCGGTGTGCTTCATCCAGGCCCTGAAGGGCCTGTCGTCGCCATCGACGGCACGCCGCGGCAACGCCTTCGGCATGAGCGGCATGGCCATTGCCGCCGTCACCACCGTGGCGCTGATCCTGAAACTGAAGGAACAGCAAACGGGCGGCATGGGCCTGACCCTGGTCATCATCGGCATCGTCACGGGCGGCGTCATCGGCGCCTACCTGGCGAAAACCGTGGAAATGACGAAGATGCCGGAACTGGTGGCGGCCATGCACTCGCTGATCGGCCTGGCGGCCGTCTGCATCGCCGTGGCGGCCGTGTCGGAGCCATGGGCCTTCAATATTGCCAAGCATGGCGAGGCGCTGCCCATCGGTAACCGCTTCGAGCTGTTCATCGGCACCTTTGTCGGCGCCATCACGTTTTCCGGTTCGGTGATCGCCTTCGGCAAGCTGTCGGGCAAATACAAGTTCCGCCTGTTCCAGGGCGCGCCCGTCAGCTTCAAGGGCCAGCACATGCTCAACCTGGTGCTGGCGCTGGTGATGGTCGGCCTGGGCCTGGCCTTCTGCTTCGCCGACGGCGTGGAACCGGCGTGGACGCCGTTCGTCATCATGGCCCTGATCGCCTTTGCCCTGGGCGTGCTGATCATCATTCCCATCGGCGGCGCCGACATGCCGGTGGTGGTCTCGATGCTGAACAGCTACTCGGGCTGGGCCGCGGCCGGCATCGGTTTTTCGCTGAATAACTCGATGCTGATCATCGCCGGCTCGCTCGTGGGGTCTTCCGGCGCGATCCTGTCGTACATCATGTGCAAGGCCATGAACCGCTCGTTCTTCAACGTCATCCTCGGCGGCTTCGGCGGCGCCGCGCCGGCCGCCGGCGTGGCCGGCGCGCAGGAACAGCGTCCCGTGAAATCGGGTTCGGCCGACGATGCCGCCTTCATCATGAGCAATGCGGAAACCGTCATCATCGTGCCCGGCTACGGCCTGGCCGTGGCGCGCGCGCAGCACTCGCTGAAGGAACTGGTGGAAAAGCTCACGCACAAGGGCGTCACCGTCAAGTATGCGATCCACCCGGTGGCGGGGCGCATGCCGGGCCACATGAACGTGCTGCTGGCCGAAGCCGAGGTACCGTACGACCAGGTCTTCGAGATGGAGGACATCAACGGCGAATTCGGCCAGACCGACGTGGTGCTGGTGCTGGGCGCCAACGACGTGGTGAACCCGGCGGCGAAGGACCCGGCATCGCCGATCGCCGGCATGCCTATCCTGGAAGCGTACAAAGCCAAGAGCATCATCGTCAACAAGCGCTCGATGGCTTCCGGCTATGCGGGCCTGGACAATGAACTGTTCTACCAGCCGAACACGATGATGGTGTTTGGCGACGCCAAGAAGGTCATCGAGGACATGCTGAAGGCAGTCGAGTAA
- a CDS encoding NAD(P) transhydrogenase subunit alpha — protein MEISHTITNLIIFVLAIYVGYHVVWTVTPALHTPLMAVTNAISAIIIVGAMLAAGLTDGPLAQAAGTLAVALAAVNVFGGFLVTQRMLEMFRKKEPKAKQGAKE, from the coding sequence ATGGAAATCAGTCACACCATCACCAACCTGATCATCTTCGTGCTGGCCATTTATGTCGGCTACCACGTGGTCTGGACCGTCACGCCGGCGCTGCACACGCCGCTGATGGCCGTCACCAACGCCATTTCCGCCATCATCATCGTCGGTGCCATGCTGGCCGCCGGCCTGACGGATGGACCGCTGGCGCAGGCCGCCGGCACCCTGGCCGTGGCGCTGGCCGCCGTCAACGTGTTTGGCGGCTTCCTCGTCACGCAGCGCATGCTCGAGATGTTCCGTAAAAAAGAACCGAAGGCCAAGCAAGGAGCGAAAGAATGA
- the murU gene encoding N-acetylmuramate alpha-1-phosphate uridylyltransferase MurU produces MKAMIFAAGRGERMRPLTDTCPKPLLKVRGRPLIVWHVLNLVRAGITDIVINHAHLGHLIEATLGDGSAYGARIAYSPESTPLETAGGIAQARHLLGEEPFLAISGDIYCPYFDFKQVLDVLADKDVLGTPYPPDQRDIAWTYLVPNPDFHPHGDFGLTLFSINNTDDTKWTFANIGVYRPEMFDGITPGSHAKLGDLLRQYADQGRVGGEIYPGEWTNVGTPAQLDVLNGVAGTGPKAPAA; encoded by the coding sequence ATGAAAGCCATGATCTTCGCCGCAGGCCGCGGTGAACGGATGCGTCCGCTCACCGACACCTGCCCCAAACCGCTGCTGAAAGTGCGCGGCCGTCCGCTGATCGTCTGGCATGTGCTGAATCTGGTGCGCGCCGGCATCACGGACATCGTCATCAACCATGCGCACCTGGGCCATCTGATCGAGGCAACCCTGGGCGATGGCAGCGCGTACGGCGCGCGCATCGCGTATTCGCCGGAGAGCACGCCGCTGGAAACGGCGGGCGGCATCGCCCAGGCGCGCCACCTGCTGGGCGAGGAACCGTTCCTGGCCATCTCCGGCGACATTTATTGTCCGTACTTTGATTTCAAGCAAGTGCTCGACGTGCTGGCCGACAAGGATGTGCTGGGCACGCCGTATCCGCCCGACCAGCGCGACATCGCCTGGACCTACCTGGTGCCCAATCCCGACTTCCACCCGCACGGCGACTTCGGCCTGACCTTGTTCTCGATCAACAATACGGACGACACCAAATGGACCTTCGCCAACATCGGCGTGTACCGTCCTGAAATGTTCGACGGCATTACGCCAGGCAGCCACGCCAAACTGGGCGACCTGCTGCGCCAGTATGCGGACCAGGGCCGCGTGGGCGGCGAAATCTATCCGGGCGAGTGGACGAATGTGGGCACGCCGGCGCAGCTCGACGTGCTCAACGGCGTCGCCGGCACAGGCCCGAAGGCGCCTGCGGCATGA
- a CDS encoding NUDIX hydrolase — protein sequence MPRIWKPSVTVAAIVERDGLFLLIEEETSEGIKLNQPAGHLDPFESLEQAVIRETLEEAAYDFIPTALVGMYMSRYQSQRTGEDVTYLRFTFCGTAGAEHDRPLDEGILRTLWMTRDELAACQERHRSPLVLQCVDEYLAGRRAPLALLHTHASVFNSA from the coding sequence ATGCCGAGAATCTGGAAACCCTCTGTCACCGTTGCCGCCATCGTCGAGCGCGACGGCCTGTTTTTACTGATTGAAGAAGAGACCAGCGAAGGCATCAAGCTGAATCAACCGGCCGGCCACCTCGACCCGTTCGAGTCGCTGGAGCAGGCCGTGATCCGCGAAACGCTGGAAGAAGCTGCCTATGATTTCATCCCCACGGCGCTGGTCGGCATGTACATGTCGCGCTACCAGTCGCAGCGCACGGGCGAGGACGTGACTTATTTGCGCTTCACCTTTTGCGGCACGGCCGGCGCCGAGCATGACCGCCCGCTCGATGAAGGCATCCTGCGCACGCTGTGGATGACGCGCGACGAACTGGCGGCCTGCCAGGAGCGCCACCGCAGCCCGCTGGTGCTGCAATGCGTCGATGAATACCTGGCCGGCCGGCGCGCCCCGCTGGCCCTGCTGCACACGCATGCGTCCGTTTTCAATAGCGCATAG
- a CDS encoding UbiH/UbiF/VisC/COQ6 family ubiquinone biosynthesis hydroxylase: protein MHTPPLFDLAICGAGPVGMALAALLVQRGARAAGIALLDAKSIEQARRDPRTIALSHGSRQILEEAGAWPVAATTIHEIHVSRRGHFGRSLMDRAEHGVDALGYVARYGAVVSALADVCERLGVASLRPALVTASAEDADGVTVQIEQDGAAASLRASLLVQAEGGLFGQQQERAVSRDYGQSAIIAHVRTSAPIAHRAYERFTDEGPLALLPQDDGYALVWCVPPTRAEQLLALDDAAFLARLGAAFGSRLGRFLHTTPRLAYPLGLNAQAGGTARTVAIGNAAQTLHPVAGQGLNLGLRDAAVLARVLAQDGSPASLERYASLRQADRGLTVRVTDTMARIFTGTAPTQGVLGLSLGLLDVFSPARKSLAELMMYGRR from the coding sequence ATGCATACACCGCCCCTCTTCGATCTCGCCATCTGCGGCGCCGGCCCCGTCGGCATGGCGCTGGCCGCCCTGCTGGTGCAACGGGGCGCACGCGCCGCCGGCATCGCCCTGCTCGACGCCAAGTCCATCGAGCAGGCCAGGCGCGATCCGCGCACCATCGCCCTGTCGCACGGCAGCCGCCAGATCCTCGAGGAAGCGGGCGCCTGGCCCGTCGCAGCGACGACGATCCACGAAATTCACGTCTCGCGCCGCGGCCATTTCGGGCGCAGCCTGATGGACCGCGCTGAACATGGCGTCGATGCCCTCGGCTATGTGGCGCGCTACGGCGCCGTGGTCAGCGCGCTGGCCGACGTGTGCGAGCGCCTCGGCGTGGCCAGCCTGCGCCCGGCGCTGGTGACGGCCAGCGCCGAAGACGCCGATGGCGTCACCGTGCAGATCGAACAGGACGGCGCCGCCGCCAGCCTGCGCGCCAGCCTGCTGGTGCAGGCCGAGGGCGGCCTGTTCGGCCAGCAGCAGGAACGCGCCGTCAGCCGCGACTATGGCCAAAGCGCCATCATTGCCCACGTGCGCACCAGTGCTCCCATCGCCCACCGCGCGTATGAACGCTTCACCGACGAAGGTCCGCTGGCCCTGCTGCCGCAGGACGACGGCTACGCGCTGGTCTGGTGCGTGCCGCCCACGCGCGCCGAACAATTGCTGGCCCTCGACGATGCGGCCTTTCTGGCGCGCCTGGGCGCGGCCTTCGGCAGCCGCCTGGGACGGTTCCTCCACACGACGCCGCGCCTGGCCTATCCGCTGGGCCTGAACGCGCAGGCGGGCGGCACGGCGCGCACGGTCGCCATCGGCAATGCGGCGCAAACCCTGCACCCGGTGGCGGGGCAAGGCCTCAACCTGGGCTTGCGCGACGCCGCCGTGCTGGCCCGCGTGCTGGCGCAGGACGGCAGCCCGGCAAGCCTGGAACGCTATGCCAGCCTGCGCCAGGCCGACCGCGGCCTGACGGTGCGCGTCACCGACACCATGGCGCGCATCTTCACGGGCACGGCGCCCACGCAAGGCGTGCTGGGCCTGTCGCTGGGCTTGCTCGACGTCTTCAGCCCGGCGCGCAAGAGCCTGGCTGAACTGATGATGTACGGCCGGCGCTAA
- the mnmA gene encoding tRNA 2-thiouridine(34) synthase MnmA: MSKKKVVIGMSGGVDSSVAAWMLKEQGYEVIGLFMKNWEDDDDSEYCSTRQDWIDAASVADVIGVDIEAVNFASEYKDRVFADFLREYQAGRTPNPDVLCNAEIKFKAFLDHAMTLGADLIATGHYARVRQAPTEAGRFELLKAVDASKDQSYFLHRLNQAQLSKTLFPLGEIPKTQVRQIAEKLALPNAQKKDSTGICFIGERPFREFLNRYLSYKPGPMKTPDGKTVGEHVGLSFYTLGQRKGIGIGGVKSYQNADGSSDAWYVARKDIANNTLWVVQGHDHPWLLSPALTADQASWIAGTAPQAGALSAKTRYRQADVACHLLPDGNEHFSLAFDQAQWAVTPGQSAVLYDGDVCLGGGIIAGSTGLA; encoded by the coding sequence ATGAGCAAGAAGAAAGTCGTTATCGGCATGTCGGGCGGGGTCGATTCCTCGGTCGCGGCATGGATGCTGAAGGAACAAGGCTATGAAGTCATCGGCCTGTTCATGAAAAACTGGGAAGACGACGACGATTCGGAATACTGCTCGACGCGCCAGGACTGGATCGACGCGGCCAGCGTGGCCGACGTCATCGGCGTCGATATCGAGGCCGTCAATTTCGCCTCCGAATACAAGGACCGCGTGTTCGCCGACTTCCTGCGCGAATACCAGGCCGGCCGCACGCCGAACCCGGACGTGCTGTGCAACGCTGAAATCAAGTTCAAGGCCTTCCTCGACCACGCCATGACCCTGGGCGCCGACCTGATCGCCACCGGCCATTACGCGCGCGTGCGCCAGGCGCCGACGGAGGCGGGCCGCTTCGAGCTGCTCAAAGCCGTCGATGCCAGCAAGGACCAGAGCTACTTCCTGCACCGCCTGAACCAGGCGCAATTGTCCAAGACCCTGTTCCCGCTCGGCGAAATCCCGAAGACGCAAGTGCGCCAGATCGCCGAAAAGCTGGCCCTGCCGAATGCGCAAAAGAAGGATTCGACGGGCATCTGCTTCATCGGCGAGCGCCCGTTCCGCGAATTTTTGAACCGCTACCTGTCGTACAAGCCGGGTCCGATGAAAACGCCGGACGGCAAGACCGTGGGCGAGCACGTGGGACTGAGTTTTTACACGCTGGGCCAGCGCAAGGGCATCGGCATCGGCGGCGTGAAGTCGTACCAGAATGCGGACGGCAGCAGCGACGCCTGGTATGTGGCGCGCAAGGATATCGCCAACAACACCCTGTGGGTGGTGCAGGGCCACGACCATCCGTGGCTGCTGTCGCCAGCCTTGACGGCCGACCAGGCCAGCTGGATCGCCGGCACGGCGCCGCAGGCGGGCGCCTTGAGCGCCAAGACGCGCTACCGCCAGGCCGACGTCGCCTGCCATCTGCTGCCGGACGGGAATGAACACTTCAGCCTGGCCTTCGATCAGGCGCAATGGGCCGTCACGCCGGGCCAGTCGGCCGTGCTGTACGACGGCGACGTGTGCCTCGGCGGCGGCATCATCGCCGGTTCGACGGGACTGGCGTAA
- a CDS encoding Re/Si-specific NAD(P)(+) transhydrogenase subunit alpha gives MRIGIPAESRPGETRVAATPETVKKLAAKHQVVVQAGAGLHASIPDDAYAAAGAQIGSAQEAYGCAIVLKVRAPDADERALMASGTVLIGMLNPFDADNIAAMAAAGLSAFALEAVPRITRAQSMDVLSSQANIAGYKAVLVAANTYQRFMPMLMTAAGTVKAARVLIMGVGVAGLQAIATAKRLGAVIEASDVRPPVKEQVESLGAKFLDVPFLTDEEREIAKGSGGYARAMPADWMRRQAELVHERAKQADIIITTALIPGRAAPVLISEETVKAMKPGSVIVDLAVEQGGNCPLSELGKTVLKHGVYIVGEPNLATLVAADASALYARNVLDFLKLIIDKDDQLLIDREDEIIKASLVCAGSDILRK, from the coding sequence ATGAGGATAGGCATACCGGCCGAATCACGGCCCGGTGAGACCCGGGTGGCAGCGACGCCCGAGACAGTCAAGAAGCTGGCAGCCAAGCATCAGGTCGTCGTGCAGGCGGGAGCGGGCTTGCACGCCTCGATTCCCGACGACGCGTATGCCGCCGCCGGCGCCCAGATCGGCAGCGCCCAGGAAGCGTATGGCTGCGCCATCGTGCTCAAGGTGCGCGCCCCCGATGCCGATGAACGGGCCCTGATGGCCAGCGGCACCGTGCTGATCGGCATGTTGAATCCCTTTGACGCCGACAATATCGCCGCCATGGCCGCGGCCGGGCTGTCCGCCTTCGCCCTGGAAGCCGTGCCGCGCATCACGCGCGCGCAGTCGATGGACGTGCTGTCCTCGCAGGCGAATATCGCCGGCTACAAGGCGGTGCTGGTGGCGGCGAATACCTATCAGCGCTTCATGCCGATGCTGATGACGGCGGCCGGCACCGTGAAGGCGGCCCGCGTGCTGATCATGGGCGTGGGCGTGGCGGGCTTGCAGGCGATCGCCACGGCCAAGCGCCTGGGCGCCGTCATCGAGGCGTCCGACGTGCGCCCGCCCGTCAAGGAGCAGGTCGAGTCGCTGGGTGCCAAATTCCTCGACGTGCCTTTTCTCACCGATGAAGAGCGGGAAATCGCCAAGGGGTCGGGCGGTTACGCGCGCGCCATGCCGGCCGACTGGATGCGGCGCCAGGCCGAGCTGGTGCATGAACGGGCAAAACAGGCCGACATCATCATCACCACGGCCCTGATTCCCGGCCGCGCCGCGCCCGTGCTGATTTCCGAGGAGACGGTGAAGGCCATGAAGCCGGGTTCCGTCATCGTCGACCTGGCCGTCGAGCAGGGCGGCAACTGCCCGCTGTCGGAGCTGGGCAAGACGGTGCTCAAGCACGGCGTCTACATCGTGGGCGAGCCGAACCTGGCGACCCTGGTGGCGGCCGACGCGTCGGCCCTGTATGCGCGCAACGTGCTGGACTTCCTCAAGCTCATCATCGACAAGGACGACCAGCTGCTGATCGACCGCGAGGATGAAATCATCAAGGCCAGCCTGGTTTGCGCGGGCAGCGACATCTTACGTAAATAA
- a CDS encoding GGDEF domain-containing protein has product MTDALPAAPPAALPEVLFSRLLEDALDAVIIIDEQCRIRYINGAMQALSGYASGELLGQTLNGLLPDAVATQHDNHVINYIRSSRPSSVLGKIREFAIRHRDAQMIPIEMKALDLGVVDGMRYFGAFLLDVRERRELAAKNASLLAQLEQQALHDALTSLPNRRAYEAQAEQAMARTARSGAALTVGVADLDHFKKINDRYGHAVGDAVLRTVAQVLRDTGRVTDVAARMGGEEFGLLFPDATLTQACQVAERIRAAVAAAVTVLPDGGALHVTISIGLAPLTQGASMDAAMSEADKALYAAKHQGRNKVVAAE; this is encoded by the coding sequence ATGACAGACGCATTGCCCGCAGCACCGCCTGCCGCACTTCCCGAAGTACTCTTTTCCCGCCTGCTGGAAGACGCCCTCGACGCCGTCATCATCATCGACGAACAGTGCCGCATCCGCTACATCAACGGCGCCATGCAGGCGCTGTCCGGTTATGCCAGTGGAGAACTGCTGGGCCAGACCCTGAACGGCCTGCTGCCCGACGCCGTCGCCACCCAGCACGACAACCACGTCATCAACTACATCCGCAGCTCGCGCCCGTCCAGCGTGCTGGGAAAGATCCGCGAATTCGCCATCCGCCACCGCGATGCGCAAATGATCCCCATCGAGATGAAGGCGCTCGACCTGGGCGTCGTCGATGGCATGCGCTATTTCGGCGCCTTCCTGCTCGACGTGCGCGAGCGGCGCGAACTGGCGGCCAAGAATGCCAGCCTGCTGGCGCAGCTGGAGCAGCAGGCGCTGCACGATGCGCTGACGTCGCTGCCGAACCGGCGCGCCTATGAAGCCCAGGCCGAGCAAGCGATGGCGCGCACGGCGCGCAGCGGCGCCGCGCTGACGGTGGGCGTGGCCGACCTCGATCATTTCAAGAAAATCAACGACCGCTATGGCCATGCCGTGGGCGACGCCGTGCTGCGCACGGTGGCGCAGGTGCTGCGCGACACGGGCCGCGTCACCGACGTGGCGGCGCGCATGGGCGGCGAGGAATTCGGCCTGCTGTTTCCCGACGCGACCTTGACGCAAGCTTGCCAGGTGGCCGAACGCATCCGCGCGGCCGTGGCGGCCGCCGTCACCGTGCTGCCCGACGGCGGCGCGCTGCACGTCACCATCAGCATCGGCCTGGCGCCGTTGACGCAGGGCGCCAGCATGGACGCGGCCATGTCGGAAGCGGACAAGGCGCTGTACGCGGCCAAGCACCAGGGCCGCAACAAGGTGGTGGCGGCAGAATGA